From Nerophis lumbriciformis linkage group LG13, RoL_Nlum_v2.1, whole genome shotgun sequence, one genomic window encodes:
- the LOC133613978 gene encoding ribosyldihydronicotinamide dehydrogenase [quinone]-like produces the protein MRRCIGVAGPITNAHQSPGSFNCAAKDVTEKALTAQGCTVQVSDLYAMKFKATATAEDINGAVKNPEHFCYAEETKVAWEEGKLSDDLVEEQRKLTEADLVIFQFPMYWFSLPAILKGWMDRVLTLGYAYSDDKRYSQGLFKTKKVVLSFTTGSHESMFSADGINGDMNVTLWPLQNGILHYCGFQVLAPQIFWAPSRVSQEERAAMLEAWRVRLQGLRDEAPLAFTPMDCFDGDKGFQLKPEVQEKHACQEFGLTVGTHLGKRVPPNQMRAGV, from the exons atgcgccgatgcatcggtgttgccggacccatcactaacgcCCACCAGAGCCCTGGCTCCTTCAATTGTGCGGCCAAAGATGTCACCGAGAAGGCTTTGACCGCTCAGGGCTGCACGGTGCAAGTGTCTGATCTTTATGCCATGAAGTTTAAAGCCACTGCAACAGCTGAGGACATCAATG GTGCGGTCAAGAATCCTGAACACTTCTGTTATGCTGAGGAGACCAAAGTGGCGTGGGAGGAAGGAAAACTGTCAGATGACCTCGTAGAGGAGCAACGTAAACTCACTGAGGCTGATCTCGTCATCTTTCAG TTCCCCATGTACTGGTTCAGCCTTCCTGCTATCCTGAAGGGCTGGATGGACCGTGTGCTCACACTTGGATACGCCTACTCTGATGACAAGCGATACAGCCAGGGACTCTTCAAG ACCAAGAAGGTTGTGCTGTCTTTCACCACAGGCTCCCATGAGTCCATGTTCAGTGCTGATGGCATCAATGGAGACATGAACGTCACCCTCTGGCCACTTCAG AATGGCATCCTGCACTACTGTGGCTTCCAAGTGCTGGCACCTCAGATCTTCTGGGCTCCGTCTCGCGTCTCCCAGGAGGAGCGTGCTGCCATGCTGGAGGCGTGGCGTGTACGACTTCAAGGTCTCCGGGATGAGGCCCCGCTAGCCTTCACTCCCATGGACTGTTTTGATGGCGACAAGGGCTTCCAGCTGAAGCCTGAGGTCCAGGAGAAACATGCATGCCAGGAGTTTGGCCTCACTGTAGGAACCCACCTGGGAAAACGTGTGCCACCCAACCAGATGAGGGCTGGTGTTTGA